A genomic segment from Nocardiopsis sp. Huas11 encodes:
- the ftsH gene encoding ATP-dependent zinc metalloprotease FtsH produces MNLKRFFRGPWILILAVAVMLIIGFRVFDVGGGPQPEDADISSVYQLIENDEVHNAEIIDRDQRIVLTTTDDEIFEAYWVEGQGAQLAEMLQTSADDPDSNLNSYEVSVATTSVWTTALFSLLPLIIIIGIFWFIFSQMQGGGSRVMQFGKSKAKLITKDTPKNTFADVAGADEAIEELHEIKEFLQNPAKFQEMGAKIPKGVLLMGPPGTGKTLLARAVAGEAEVPFYSISGSDFVEMFVGVGASRVRDLFEQAKANAPAIIFIDEIDAVGRHRGAGMGGGHDEREQTLNQMLVEMDGFDVKGGVILIAATNRPDILDPALLRPGRFDRQVVVDRPDMDGRSDILKVHAKGKPMADDVDFRVIARQTAGMTGADLANVINEGALLSARAGAKVITHAVLEEAIERVMAGPERKTRVMSDTEKKVIAYHEGGHALVGHALPNSDPVHKITILPRGRALGYTMSVPTEDKFLTSRSQMMDQLAMMLGGRAAEELVFHEPTTGAGNDIDKATNLARNMVTEYGMSERLGARKFGSGSTEPFLGREMSHAREYSEEIASIIDEEVRRLIESAHDEAYDVLVEYRDVLDDLVVALLEKETLTKAEVLEIFAPITKRPSRGSYTGYGKRLPSERPPVRSKKEVAAISAAESAEGLLPESGGEATETTEPRGSEINGAEYKGSAAPGANGQLSTRAEAEGDDA; encoded by the coding sequence ATGAATCTGAAGCGCTTTTTCCGCGGCCCGTGGATCTTGATCCTGGCGGTCGCCGTCATGCTCATCATCGGCTTCCGCGTCTTCGACGTGGGTGGCGGCCCGCAGCCCGAGGACGCCGACATCTCGTCCGTGTACCAGCTCATCGAGAACGATGAGGTGCACAACGCCGAGATCATCGACCGTGACCAGCGCATCGTGCTGACGACGACGGACGACGAGATCTTCGAGGCCTACTGGGTCGAGGGTCAGGGCGCCCAGCTCGCGGAGATGCTCCAGACGTCGGCGGACGACCCGGACAGCAACCTGAACTCCTACGAGGTGTCGGTCGCCACCACCTCGGTGTGGACGACCGCGCTGTTCAGCCTGCTCCCGCTGATCATCATCATCGGTATCTTCTGGTTCATCTTCAGCCAGATGCAGGGCGGCGGCTCGCGGGTGATGCAGTTCGGCAAGTCCAAGGCCAAGCTCATCACCAAGGACACGCCCAAGAACACCTTCGCCGACGTGGCCGGGGCCGACGAGGCCATCGAGGAGCTCCACGAGATCAAGGAGTTCCTGCAGAACCCGGCCAAGTTCCAGGAGATGGGCGCCAAGATCCCCAAGGGCGTGCTCCTCATGGGCCCGCCCGGTACCGGTAAGACCCTCCTGGCCCGCGCCGTGGCCGGTGAGGCCGAGGTGCCGTTCTACTCCATCTCCGGTTCGGACTTCGTCGAGATGTTCGTCGGTGTGGGCGCCTCGCGCGTGCGCGACCTGTTCGAGCAGGCCAAGGCCAACGCCCCCGCGATCATCTTCATCGACGAGATCGACGCCGTCGGCCGCCACCGCGGCGCCGGCATGGGCGGCGGCCACGACGAGCGCGAGCAGACGCTCAACCAGATGCTGGTCGAGATGGACGGCTTCGACGTCAAGGGCGGTGTCATCCTCATCGCCGCGACCAACCGGCCCGACATCCTGGACCCGGCCCTGCTGCGTCCGGGCCGCTTCGACCGGCAGGTCGTGGTCGACCGTCCCGACATGGACGGCCGCAGCGACATCCTCAAGGTGCACGCCAAGGGCAAGCCCATGGCCGACGACGTCGACTTCCGGGTGATCGCCCGCCAGACCGCCGGGATGACCGGCGCCGACCTGGCCAACGTCATCAACGAGGGCGCCCTGCTCTCCGCCCGCGCGGGCGCCAAGGTCATCACCCACGCGGTGCTGGAGGAGGCGATCGAGCGGGTCATGGCCGGCCCCGAGCGCAAGACCCGTGTGATGTCGGACACCGAGAAGAAGGTCATCGCCTACCACGAGGGCGGCCACGCCCTGGTGGGCCACGCGCTGCCCAACTCCGACCCGGTGCACAAGATCACGATCCTGCCGCGCGGACGCGCCCTGGGCTACACCATGTCGGTGCCGACCGAGGACAAGTTCCTCACCTCGCGCTCGCAGATGATGGACCAGCTCGCCATGATGCTGGGCGGCCGCGCCGCCGAGGAGCTCGTCTTCCACGAGCCCACCACCGGCGCCGGCAACGACATCGACAAGGCCACCAACCTGGCCCGCAACATGGTCACCGAGTACGGCATGAGCGAGCGCCTGGGCGCCCGCAAGTTCGGCTCCGGCAGCACCGAGCCGTTCCTGGGCCGCGAGATGTCGCACGCCCGTGAGTACTCCGAGGAGATCGCCTCCATCATCGACGAGGAGGTGCGCCGCCTCATCGAGTCCGCGCACGACGAGGCCTACGACGTCCTCGTCGAGTACCGGGACGTCCTGGACGACCTGGTCGTGGCCCTGCTGGAGAAGGAGACCCTGACCAAGGCCGAGGTCCTGGAGATCTTCGCCCCGATCACCAAGCGGCCCTCCCGCGGCTCCTACACCGGCTACGGCAAGCGGCTGCCCTCGGAACGGCCCCCCGTGCGCTCGAAGAAGGAGGTGGCCGCGATCAGCGCCGCCGAGAGCGCCGAGGGCCTGCTGCCGGAGTCCGGCGGCGAGGCGACCGAGACCACCGAACCGCGCGGGAGCGAGATCAACGGCGCCGAGTACAAGGGCTCCGCGGCCCCGGGCGCCAACGGGCAGCTGTCCACCAGAGCAGAGGCCGAGGGGGACGACGCGTGA
- the folB gene encoding dihydroneopterin aldolase translates to MRDRITLRGLRARGHHGVFDFERRDGQDFVVDAVLYLDTAPAAASDDVGDTVHYGLLADRLVRIVTGEPVNLIETLAERLAAECMAESLVDGVELTVHKPSAPIEHEFADVAVTVTRGTRRPW, encoded by the coding sequence ATGCGCGACCGCATCACGCTCCGCGGCCTGCGCGCTCGGGGCCACCACGGCGTGTTCGACTTCGAGCGCCGCGACGGCCAGGACTTCGTGGTCGACGCGGTGCTCTACCTGGACACCGCTCCGGCCGCGGCCTCCGACGACGTCGGCGACACGGTGCACTACGGGCTGCTCGCCGACCGCCTGGTGCGGATCGTGACGGGCGAGCCGGTGAACCTCATCGAGACGCTGGCGGAGCGGCTGGCCGCGGAGTGCATGGCCGAGTCCCTGGTGGACGGTGTGGAGCTGACGGTGCACAAGCCGTCGGCGCCCATCGAGCACGAGTTCGCGGACGTGGCGGTCACGGTCACGCGGGGGACGAGGCGTCCGTGGTGA
- a CDS encoding chaplin family protein produces MLKKALAASAITAAAAGVLFTGSPAMANSNVFTSGNGSILSGNQAVLDLDAPINVCGNAIAVLGVAGANCHDSGATVKNW; encoded by the coding sequence ATGCTGAAGAAGGCTCTCGCCGCCAGTGCCATCACCGCTGCCGCCGCCGGCGTCCTGTTCACCGGCTCTCCCGCCATGGCCAACAGCAACGTCTTCACCTCCGGCAATGGCAGCATCCTGAGCGGCAACCAGGCCGTGCTGGACCTGGACGCGCCCATCAACGTCTGCGGCAACGCGATCGCCGTCCTCGGCGTCGCCGGTGCGAACTGCCACGACTCCGGCGCCACCGTCAAGAACTGGTAG
- the folK gene encoding 2-amino-4-hydroxy-6-hydroxymethyldihydropteridine diphosphokinase yields the protein MTRAVLALGSNLGDRRATLQGAVDALLTGGPSPVALSPVYETAPVGGPEQGAYLNAVLVVDTDDGPLELLQRAQAVERDFDRVREVRWGPRTLDVDVIAFGDARSDDPRLTLPHPRAHLRAFVLRPWLDADPGAVLPGRGPAADLLAAVEAADTAGEQALRRRDDLALRLPEGA from the coding sequence GTGACGCGCGCGGTCCTCGCCCTGGGCTCCAACCTGGGCGACCGGCGGGCCACGCTCCAGGGCGCGGTGGACGCGCTGCTCACCGGGGGGCCGTCCCCGGTGGCGCTGTCCCCCGTGTACGAGACCGCGCCGGTGGGCGGGCCCGAGCAGGGCGCCTACCTCAACGCGGTCCTGGTCGTGGACACCGACGACGGCCCGCTGGAGCTGCTCCAGCGGGCCCAGGCGGTGGAGCGGGACTTCGACCGGGTGCGGGAGGTCCGCTGGGGCCCGCGCACGCTGGACGTGGACGTCATCGCCTTCGGTGACGCGCGCTCCGACGACCCCCGGCTGACCCTGCCGCACCCGCGCGCCCACCTGCGGGCGTTCGTGCTGCGGCCGTGGCTGGACGCCGACCCGGGAGCCGTGCTCCCGGGCCGGGGGCCGGCCGCGGACCTCCTCGCGGCCGTGGAGGCCGCCGACACGGCGGGGGAGCAGGCCCTGCGCCGCCGGGACGACCTGGCCCTACGGCTCCCCGAGGGGGCCTGA
- a CDS encoding nuclear transport factor 2 family protein — translation MKSRQEVMERVAEANAQFYSAIENGDIDLMRTVWAEEHEAPDLVCVNPGWPLLRGRTEIMRAWSLIMANVTYIQYVLTETHIGVGGDVAMVTCEENVLTAEDGSPGFVAGGQVVTTNLFVATDAGWRLWSHHASPVLMEDDDEAEAED, via the coding sequence GTGAAGTCCCGCCAGGAGGTCATGGAGCGCGTGGCCGAGGCCAACGCGCAGTTCTACAGCGCCATCGAGAACGGCGACATCGACCTGATGCGCACCGTCTGGGCCGAGGAGCACGAGGCGCCGGACCTGGTGTGCGTCAACCCCGGATGGCCGCTGCTGCGGGGGCGCACCGAGATCATGCGGGCGTGGTCGCTGATCATGGCCAACGTCACCTACATCCAGTACGTGCTCACCGAGACCCACATCGGGGTCGGCGGCGACGTCGCCATGGTGACGTGCGAGGAGAACGTCCTGACCGCGGAGGACGGCAGCCCCGGCTTCGTGGCGGGCGGGCAGGTGGTCACCACCAACCTGTTCGTGGCGACCGACGCGGGCTGGCGACTGTGGTCGCACCACGCCTCGCCGGTCCTGATGGAGGACGACGACGAAGCGGAGGCCGAGGACTGA
- a CDS encoding PH domain-containing protein, whose amino-acid sequence MSPALAWYRRLVLGVPSLIAGAGGAVLLFLWGHPVLAVAVAVAALMVAGGGWLLAGLFHRSWGYAEAPEELYLTYGVFLRQLVVVPYGRMQVVDVTADLLEQALGIATVRVRTAASTADTRVVGLGLTEAVELRDRLASRSESFSTGL is encoded by the coding sequence GTGTCGCCCGCCCTGGCCTGGTACCGACGGCTGGTGCTGGGCGTGCCGAGCCTGATCGCGGGCGCGGGCGGGGCCGTCCTGCTGTTCCTGTGGGGGCACCCGGTCCTGGCCGTGGCGGTCGCCGTGGCGGCCCTGATGGTGGCGGGGGGCGGCTGGCTGCTGGCTGGACTCTTCCATCGCTCGTGGGGCTACGCGGAGGCTCCCGAGGAGCTGTACCTGACCTACGGGGTGTTCCTGCGCCAGCTCGTCGTCGTCCCGTACGGCCGGATGCAGGTCGTGGACGTGACGGCGGACCTGCTGGAGCAGGCGCTGGGCATCGCGACGGTCCGGGTGCGCACCGCGGCGAGCACCGCCGACACCCGGGTGGTCGGGCTCGGCCTGACCGAGGCCGTGGAACTGCGCGACCGACTCGCGTCGCGCAGCGAGAGCTTCTCGACGGGGTTGTAA
- the folP gene encoding dihydropteroate synthase gives MGVVNVTPDSFSDGGEWFDPDRAIEHGLRLVEQGADIVDVGGESTRPGAQRVSAAEELRRVEPVVRELAARGVHVSVDTMRAEVAERAVGAGAVLVNDVSGGLADPAMARLVASSGVAYVLMHWRGHSHDMQSRAVYTDVVQEVLDELRDRMEAMISAGVDPGQIVLDPGLGFSKRPEQAHNWAILHQLERFHALGRPVLVAGSRKRFLSRLLGDAKGNDRPFAECDAATAAVSTLSADRGAWCVRVHDVRSSADAVRVASAWSDGGARLDLGRGEPMDRGGL, from the coding sequence ATGGGGGTCGTCAACGTCACCCCCGACTCCTTCTCCGACGGCGGCGAGTGGTTCGATCCCGACCGCGCGATCGAGCACGGCCTGCGCCTCGTGGAGCAGGGAGCGGACATCGTCGACGTCGGCGGTGAGTCCACGCGCCCCGGAGCGCAGAGGGTGTCCGCCGCGGAGGAGCTGCGCCGCGTCGAACCGGTCGTGCGCGAACTCGCGGCCAGGGGCGTCCACGTCAGTGTCGACACCATGCGCGCGGAGGTCGCCGAGCGCGCCGTCGGGGCGGGCGCGGTCCTGGTCAACGACGTCAGCGGTGGGCTGGCCGACCCGGCCATGGCCCGACTCGTGGCCTCTTCCGGCGTTGCCTACGTGTTGATGCACTGGCGTGGGCATAGTCATGACATGCAGAGCCGTGCCGTGTACACGGATGTCGTCCAGGAGGTCCTCGATGAACTCCGCGACCGTATGGAGGCCATGATCAGTGCAGGTGTCGACCCGGGTCAGATCGTCCTGGACCCGGGACTGGGATTCTCCAAACGCCCCGAGCAGGCGCACAACTGGGCGATTCTCCACCAACTCGAACGTTTTCACGCGCTGGGGCGCCCGGTGCTGGTGGCCGGCTCCCGCAAGCGCTTCCTGAGCCGGCTGCTGGGGGACGCCAAGGGCAACGACCGGCCCTTCGCCGAATGCGACGCCGCCACCGCGGCCGTCTCCACCCTCTCCGCCGACCGCGGCGCCTGGTGCGTGCGCGTGCACGACGTGCGCTCCAGCGCCGACGCCGTGCGCGTGGCCTCGGCCTGGTCCGACGGCGGCGCACGACTCGACCTGGGCCGGGGCGAGCCCATGGACCGGGGCGGCCTGTGA
- a CDS encoding DUF3180 domain-containing protein — protein MAEEDEHRLRPTGWRVPAVLIAIGALLGVLLTNVLSFLPVLPWSGIPTLLLLALAEGFTAGRTRRRIRRVPGTEPMEPLSAARLVALAKASALFASLAAGFFLGIAFAVSDRLELPSPREVFFTAIGTGAAAAALLAAALYLEYACRVPEDEDGLDDPRGRA, from the coding sequence ATGGCGGAGGAGGACGAGCACAGGCTCCGCCCCACGGGCTGGCGGGTCCCGGCGGTGCTGATCGCGATCGGTGCCCTGCTGGGCGTCCTTCTCACGAACGTGCTGTCGTTCCTGCCGGTGCTGCCGTGGTCGGGGATCCCGACCCTGCTCCTGCTCGCGCTGGCCGAGGGCTTCACGGCCGGGCGGACCAGGCGCCGCATCCGCAGGGTGCCCGGCACCGAGCCGATGGAGCCGCTGAGCGCGGCGAGGCTGGTGGCCCTGGCCAAGGCCAGCGCGCTGTTCGCGTCGTTGGCGGCGGGCTTCTTCCTGGGCATCGCGTTCGCGGTCTCGGACCGGCTGGAACTGCCCTCGCCGCGCGAGGTGTTCTTCACCGCGATCGGTACCGGCGCGGCCGCAGCGGCGCTGCTGGCGGCCGCGCTGTACCTGGAGTACGCGTGCCGGGTCCCCGAGGACGAGGACGGGCTGGACGACCCGCGCGGGAGGGCGTGA
- a CDS encoding PH domain-containing protein: MLPPNVGWRPPPTRRPEPEDDVTTGEFRSHWSIVPAQVAAVTLAFAALIGPILTTFGFVWVVMMTLAVVFGSLAHALPAWWYGTFGLREDHLVVHSGLAMRSSREIPLSRLQAVDVVRPLLMQVFGLAELRIELAGGDHSAIRLRCLRRTLAERLRTAVLAHAAGLPGRTPEAPEWPLYRLPFPLLLGALTFRVPILLSFVALLMLLTAGVVFVEPGVAAALIPLVLGLLRYYWGPLARYTDYYASLSSDGLRLRYGMFQRRMQTVPPGRVQAVRVVEPLLWRALGVARVEANVAGYAGERQGESATLLPVAPRRLAFSLVNELFPDSDAARVPLVPGHVRGGSLVGVDEHLFVSTHGLFCRITEIVPVERVQTLRITAGPLERLLGRVSVDVDTPPGPVRAHASLREASEGRGLLDALVEHGRRARVPEAGTERWATRSTLTRDRDRAPDASGDSPGSSL; the protein is encoded by the coding sequence CTGCTCCCGCCGAACGTCGGATGGCGTCCGCCGCCGACCCGGCGTCCGGAGCCCGAGGACGACGTCACCACGGGCGAGTTCCGGTCCCACTGGTCGATCGTGCCGGCGCAGGTGGCCGCCGTGACCCTCGCGTTCGCGGCCCTGATCGGCCCGATCCTGACCACCTTCGGCTTCGTCTGGGTCGTGATGATGACCCTGGCGGTGGTCTTCGGGTCGCTCGCCCACGCCCTGCCCGCGTGGTGGTACGGCACGTTCGGCCTGCGCGAGGACCACCTGGTCGTGCACAGCGGCCTGGCCATGCGCAGCTCCCGGGAGATCCCGCTGAGCCGCCTCCAGGCGGTGGACGTGGTCCGACCGCTGCTCATGCAGGTGTTCGGCCTGGCCGAGCTGCGCATCGAACTGGCGGGCGGCGACCACAGCGCCATCCGGCTGCGCTGCCTGCGCCGGACCCTGGCGGAGCGGCTGCGCACGGCCGTGCTCGCGCACGCCGCGGGCCTGCCCGGGCGCACGCCCGAGGCCCCCGAGTGGCCCCTGTACCGGCTGCCCTTCCCGCTGCTGCTCGGCGCGCTGACCTTCCGCGTGCCGATCCTGTTGTCGTTCGTCGCCCTGCTGATGCTCCTCACCGCCGGGGTCGTCTTCGTGGAGCCCGGAGTGGCGGCCGCCCTGATCCCGTTGGTCCTGGGGCTGCTCAGGTACTACTGGGGCCCGCTGGCCCGCTACACGGACTACTACGCCTCGCTCTCGTCCGACGGGCTGCGGCTGAGGTACGGCATGTTCCAGCGCCGCATGCAGACGGTCCCGCCCGGGCGGGTGCAGGCCGTGCGGGTGGTGGAGCCCCTGTTGTGGCGGGCGCTGGGCGTGGCCCGGGTCGAGGCGAACGTGGCCGGATACGCGGGCGAGCGCCAGGGCGAGTCCGCGACCCTGCTGCCGGTCGCCCCCCGGCGGCTGGCCTTCTCCCTGGTCAACGAACTCTTCCCGGACAGTGACGCGGCGCGGGTCCCCCTGGTGCCGGGCCACGTTCGCGGCGGCTCCCTCGTGGGGGTGGACGAGCACCTGTTCGTCAGCACGCACGGCCTGTTCTGCCGGATCACCGAGATCGTCCCGGTGGAGCGGGTCCAGACGCTGCGGATCACCGCGGGCCCGCTGGAGCGCCTCCTGGGCCGGGTCTCGGTGGACGTGGACACCCCGCCGGGGCCGGTGCGCGCCCACGCGTCCCTGCGGGAGGCGTCCGAGGGCCGCGGGCTCCTGGACGCGCTCGTGGAACACGGGCGGCGCGCGCGGGTGCCGGAGGCCGGAACGGAGCGGTGGGCGACCAGGTCGACGCTGACCCGCGACAGGGACCGGGCGCCCGACGCCTCCGGGGACTCACCCGGGAGTAGTTTGTGA
- the hpt gene encoding hypoxanthine phosphoribosyltransferase yields MGQDLEKILVTEDEIKSRLAELGARIDADYADRDLLIVGVLKGAVMVMADLARTLHSPVSMDWMAVSSYGAGTTSSGVVRILKDLETDIKDRDVLIVEDVIDSGLTLSWLVGNLRSRGPRSVEVCTMVRKPLAFEVDLNVKYIGFDLPNEFIVGYGLDYAEKYRNLPFIGTLAPHVYEG; encoded by the coding sequence ATGGGACAGGACCTTGAGAAGATCCTGGTCACCGAGGACGAGATCAAGTCGCGCCTGGCCGAGCTGGGGGCGCGGATCGACGCGGACTACGCCGACCGGGACCTGCTGATCGTCGGGGTGCTCAAGGGCGCCGTCATGGTGATGGCCGACCTCGCACGCACGCTGCACAGCCCCGTGTCCATGGACTGGATGGCCGTCTCCTCCTACGGGGCCGGCACGACCTCCTCCGGGGTCGTGCGCATCCTCAAGGACCTGGAGACCGACATCAAGGACCGCGACGTCCTGATCGTCGAGGACGTCATCGACTCCGGTCTGACGCTCTCCTGGCTGGTGGGCAACCTCAGGTCGCGCGGGCCCCGGTCCGTGGAGGTCTGCACGATGGTCCGCAAGCCGCTGGCGTTCGAGGTCGACCTGAACGTCAAGTACATCGGCTTCGACCTGCCCAACGAGTTTATCGTCGGCTACGGCCTCGACTACGCCGAGAAGTACCGCAACCTGCCGTTCATCGGCACGCTCGCCCCCCACGTCTACGAGGGCTAG
- the folE gene encoding GTP cyclohydrolase I FolE, with translation MEGLEPRPVDRERIERAVREILIAIGEDPERDGLVKTPERVARAYEEQFSGLGQKPGDVLTTVFEAGHEEMILVKDIEMYSTCEHHLVPFYGVAHVGYIPAADGRITGLSKLARLVDVYARRPQVQERLTGQVADAIMDNLQPRGVIVVVEAEHLCMTMRGVRKPGAKTVTSAVRGIFRGSDRTRAEAMSLIFDRR, from the coding sequence ATGGAGGGCCTGGAGCCCAGACCCGTCGACCGGGAGCGCATCGAGCGCGCCGTGCGCGAGATCCTCATCGCCATCGGGGAGGACCCCGAGCGCGACGGCCTGGTCAAGACGCCCGAGCGCGTGGCCCGGGCCTACGAGGAGCAGTTCTCCGGGCTGGGCCAGAAGCCGGGTGACGTGCTCACCACGGTGTTCGAGGCCGGGCACGAGGAGATGATCCTGGTCAAGGACATCGAGATGTACTCCACCTGCGAGCACCACCTGGTGCCGTTCTACGGTGTGGCGCACGTGGGCTACATCCCGGCCGCCGACGGCCGCATCACCGGTCTGAGCAAGCTCGCGCGGCTGGTCGACGTGTACGCGCGCCGGCCGCAGGTGCAGGAGCGGCTCACCGGCCAGGTGGCCGACGCGATCATGGACAACCTCCAGCCGCGCGGCGTCATCGTCGTGGTGGAGGCCGAGCACCTGTGCATGACCATGCGCGGGGTCCGCAAGCCCGGGGCGAAGACGGTGACCTCCGCCGTCCGCGGCATCTTCCGGGGCAGCGACCGGACCCGGGCCGAGGCGATGAGCCTCATCTTCGACCGTCGCTGA